Genomic segment of Kibdelosporangium phytohabitans:
GGTTGAACATGAGCACGCCGACCCGTTTGGACACGTCCGCCGCGGGCAGCCGGGCGATCCGCAGGCTGACCTGCCCACGACCAGTCGACCAGTCCGCGGGCACACGCACAGCGGCACACCGCACCGGATGGTCCTTCGGCGCCTCAGGGCAAGCCCGCCAGTCGATCGTCTCCTTCGCCTGTGCCTGCGTGCACGTGAACATCGTGCCCGCCACCACCGAAGCGAGGAGAACGGATTTGATCTTGGCCACCGGCCCATGGTGTCGGTTGCCGCGCGTGGCGGCAACCAGTTCGCCACGCATCAGGGAAAGATCAGGAACATCCCTGAGGAACCACGCGTAACGCGGCGTTGACCCGCTGGTCAGCGCTCACCCACGGCCGAGGACGCAGAACCGGTACACCGTGCCGCACAGCTTGCCCGGCGAGCCAGTCACCATACGCGAGGCTGCACTCGGCTCGTTTGCGCTGGATCCCCGCTTCGGGTTCACGGGCGGCGTAGTTACGGATCAACTGGTCGAGATCCGGCTCATGCACGACAACCGCGCGTACGACATCACCCCAGTCGGCACCCAGCTCGGGAAGCAGATAGTCGCCCTCGATGACCACAGGTGTGGCTGTTTGCACGTGGTTGGCGATCACCGCGTTCACCGCGGGCGCAAGGACACGGGCGGTGGCGATCTGCATGTCGACGATCTGCTGGACCGGCAGCCGCCCCTCCGCGTCGGGATTCTCGTCCCAGTAGTGCAACTCCGGCTGCTGCCCGGCGGTGGTCAGGGTCTGCGCGGCGATGACCAGATCGTCCACTTCGACCAGAGCCGCGCCGGCCCGGCGAGCAAGCGGATAGCTCAGCATCGTCTTGCCCGCCCCAGACGGCCCGCACACCAGAAATACCTGCGTCACTTGAACAGCTTGCACGGCCACTGCGCAGTTGTCAGGTGGATATGACAGCCGAGCGCCCACGACTTCTGCCTGCTGGTCACGCGCCGCAGGACCCGGGGCCCACCGCGGTCGGCGCGGGCACGCGGCAGTGGCTCGGCATCGCCCGTGCCTTCCCCTGATCTCCTCACCTGAGCACCCGCACGGCCAGCCGCGGGTCACGGGCGATCTCGGTCTCGGTGAACAGCCCGGTGACCCACTGTTTGCGGGCGTAGAGGCGGGCCTGGTCGGTGTGGTGCGGTGACGCCTTGTTCACCGACTGGCCGTGGATCAGGATGCTGCGCATCCGCGGCCCGCTCCTGGTCAGTTCGGCGGCCATGACGAAGCTGGATCCGTGCCGGATGTCCGGCGCCTGGCTGACGGGCACGCGGCCGTACGGGCCGTTGATGACGTTGAAGCACCCTTCCGCGCCGTTGCAGCCGTGGATCGGGATCCCCGCGTACTGCTGGACGGTGTCCAGCGGCAGATCCACCGGGACCCCGGCGGCGGCGAACGCCTTGACGGTGTCGGCGAACGCTTGCTTGAGCCGCGGGCTGCCCGCGTTGATGTCACGGGGTGTGCGGGCCGGGTCGGCGACGTCGAACGGCACCAGCCACATGTCGGGCCCGCGCATCCCGTTGTTGCCGTAGACACGCCAGAAGTACGCGCCCCGGCTGCGTTCGCCGGTCTCCCCGGTTCCGTCCCACGCGGCCAGCGCGGCACACGCCGCCCGGACGTCGACCGGGGAACCGTCGCTCGCCGTCAGCGTCGGGTTCGCCTGGCACACGGCGACAATGGCCACACGGCCCTGTTCCGCGGTCAGGTTCCGGTTGCCGAGCATGCTCGCCTGCAAGGCCGGCAGCGTGAAACCCGGCGCGCCGAGTCCGTCGCTGCCGTCGAGCCGGTCGGCGATCATGTCCAGCCCCAGCCGTGTCCGGGGTGACCGCTCGGTGCCGACGTCGCCGACGATCGACGGGTAGCCGGTCAGCGGCTGGGCCGGATTGGCCAGCCACGGGCTGTTGTTCATGTTGCTGACGTGGTCGTGGCGCACCAGGCTCGGCAGCCGGCCGGGCCCGAGCCTGCCGGGGACGACGGCGTCCGGGTCGCTGCCCCAGCCGCACGACGAACGGCTGCCGTCCAGGACCAGCCTGCCGATCTGCGGTCCGGCCGCGCAGCGGGCCCGTAGCTCGTCGGTGACGTGCGGGACGACCTGGATGTCGGCGTAGTAGGCGGCTCCGGTGCTGTCCGCGGCGACCGTGTTGACCCACGGCAGCCCTTGGTGGCGTTTCAGCGACGCGTGCACGTCCTGGACGTTGCCCGACCGGGCGATCGCCAGCCATTGGTCCACCAGGCGCAGGTTGTCGGCGTTGGCGTCGCGGAACACATACGCCGTGCTGTCAGTCCACTCCCCCGGACCGGGCAGCTCGTAGAGCGGGCCTTCCGGTGTGCGGTAGAGGGTTCTGGTCACGGGGCGGACGCTGCCGTCGGGCTGGCGGGCCGCCACTGTCACCTGCTCGCTGGTCATCCGGTGCGCCTGACCGTCCACGACGTAACTCGTGGGATCACCGGGAACAAGCGCCAGTTTGCTCAGCGTGGTCACTTCGGCGTCGGATGTGGTGTGGCTCCACGCCATCCGGTCGTTGTGGCCGATCAGGACGAACGGCGCACCGGCCATCCCCGCACCGCTGACGTTCAGCTCGCCGGGGATGGTCAGGTGCTGCTGGTAGAACCGGAAGTCGTCCTGCCACAGGAAATGCGGGTTGCCGAGCACCATCCCGGTCCGGCCCGCGGTCGCCGCCTTCCCGAGGCCGATCGCGTTGCTGCCGACGTCCCCGGGACGGGCGACCGGTGTGGCCGGTGGCACCGGGGAGCCGGGCGGTTGTGCCGTCACGAGGTTCCCGGGCGCCGATTCGCCGCCTTCGAAGGTGGCGACCTGGTAGACCCGCCGCCACATGTCGATCTCGGTGAGCGGACGAACCCATTGCGCGCCACGGCATGTGACGTCGGTCGAACCGCCCGTCCCGGCGAGATGGCGGTTGTAGCCGTCGGCGTAGCCGCGCATCAGGTCGCGCGCCTGCCGTGACGGGCCGTTCGGCGCAGCGAGCAACCGTTCGATCACACGCGACTGGTTGACCCGCTGGTGGTAGAGGTCGCTGACCAGGTTGTTGTCACCGCTCAGCGTGGTCGCGCCCGGTCCGTGCCAACGGGATCGCTCGCCCGCCAACGTCACGGCGATGTCGGCGAGTGCGCACGCGTTGTCCTCGGCGAACGCGTATCCGGCGCCCAGGCCCAGCCCCCGGTAGTCGGCCGCCTTGATGTGCGGGATCCCGTAGGACGTCCGCCGGATCACGGTGGCCTGCCCGTCCGGGCTCGCGGCAGCGGGCACACCCGCGAACAGCGCGGCCGCAACAGATAAGGCACCCCAGTGTCGTTTCATTCCAGTCCTTTTCATTCGTTGTGCAGGACCGCGGCGATCGAGATCCGCGCCGCGCCCCGCGCCGGGACGAGAGCGCCCAGAACGGCGATGAGGATTCCCACGAGAGCCAGCGAAGCCAGCACGGGGACGCGGTAGACGTCCATGATCACGTCGACCGCGTCCGCCTGGCCCGCGCGGGCCATGGCCGGGGCGACGACTTGGTGGACGGCCACCCCCAGCGGCAGTCCGACCAAGCCACCGACCACCCCCAGCCCGCCCATGGAGGTCACCAGCATCACCGTGACCTGCCGCGGGGTCATCCCGATCGACTTGAGCATGCCCAGGTCACGCCTGCGTTCGCGGGCGTTGAGCAACACGGTGTTGAACACGCCGAGCGCCGCGACCACCGCGAGCAGGACGGTCAGGATCGTGGCTGTGCTGGTGATGATCACGGCGGTCGAGGACGTGCCGTCGCGTGGTGGCAGTGCCCGCAGCCCGGGATCCTCGGCCGAGACGGCGGAGGTGAACGCCTGCCTGTCCGTGCCTGGTTTCAGGCCGACCTGGTACGACTGCGCGCGGGTGCCCGGTGCCAGCTGCTGGAGCGTGTCCCACGAGGCGAAAATCTGGTCGGCGTTGTTGGTCAGCACGATCCCGACGATCTTCAGCCGCGTCCGGTTGCCGCGCAGTTCCGCCGTGAAGGTGTCACCGAGTTCGAACCCGCGCTGGTTGAGCAACCGCGACGGGACCGCGACCTGACCAGGACCGTCCGGGAAGTGCCCGGTCAGCACGCGCGGGCCGAGCGCGGCGGTGTCACCCCGGTGGAAACCGATCTCGGCCCGCTGCGTGCCACCGGACACCTGGGCGTCCAATCTGGACACCGCGAGGACGTTGGCGGTGCCGGGCAGCGAGCGCAGCATCGCCTCGTCCTCGGCGTCGCTGAGCAAGGCCGCCGGGGGTGGCGGTCCGCCCGGTTCCACCGTGGCGGGCATGCCGGGCGGGCGGCCGGCCAGCAGTTCGACCCGATCGTCGTGATTCGGCCTGACCGCTTCGTTGTACGCGATCACCGACATGGTCACGCCGACCGCGAGCGTCACGATCGTGACGCCGAGGACGACCGCGGCCAGCGTCAGGATGCTGCGGGCGGGGCGCGCGAACGGCATACCGAGGCCCAGGCTGACCGAACGCGGCAACCGCAGGCCGCTGAGCCACCGCTGAACCCGCAAAGCCCTGCCGGCACGCTGGGTGCTGCCCGCGCTGATCGCCTGCGCCGCCGACAGCCGGCGTGCCCGCAGCGCCGGCAGCAGCGCCGCCAGCGCGACCAGCACCGGCGTCCCCAGCACCGCGCTGACGTTCACCCACGGCGCGAAGCTGATGTCCTCGATCCCGAAGCCCTCGATGGCGTCCGCGACGACCGGCTTGGTGAAGACGTTGCCGGTGACCGTGCCCAGTACGCAGCCCGCGACCGCCGGGATGGACACCATCGTCAGGTAGACCGCCATCACCTGGTTGGACGTGAAGCCGAGCGCCTTGAGCACGCCGATGTGCCGGAACCCGGCGACGACGGCGCCGCTGACCACGTTGGCGACGATCAGCACCGCCACCACGACCCCGAGGATGCCGAAGACCATCAGGAACGGGATGAACACACCCAGTTCGGACGTGGCCTTGTCCCGGGCGGTCAGGTAGGACAACGACCCGAGCAATCCGTCCATGCCGGCGACCGCGGCCTGGCCCGCGCTGACGTCGGCGGCGGTTTCGGCGTGGGCGAAGCGGTACACCATCTGGTACGCCGCCGGCCGCAGTTCCCGCACCTGTCCGGGCGTCACCCACGCGTCGGCGGAACCGCTCACCGAGTACGCGAATCCGACCACCGTGAGCGCCGGGCCACGGGGAACGGTGATGCGGGATCCGATCTGGACGCGGCCCGGCTGCGCGCCGGGTGCCCGGTTGAGGACGATCTCACCCGGTGCCGTCGCCCACCGGCCGTGCCACACGTTCAGCCGGTCGACCGGCCCACCGGGGTCGGCCCGGCCGACCGTGGTCATCGCGCCGAGGAACGTGTCGATGCCGGACGTGTCGATGCTGGCCTGCCCGAACGGGCCGGCCGACGACTCGGCCTGCCGGGCGGCCTCGGTGAGCCGGGTCTCGGTCACCTTGGCCTGGTCGAACGCGGCGACCAGGTGCGCGCCGCGCTGCTGGGCGAACGCGCGGTCGAACGGCGCGGCTGACGCGTCCAGCAGGCCGAGCGCCATCACCGTGGTCGCCGTGGCCGCCCACACCACGACACCGATCACGACCGTCTGCAGCTTG
This window contains:
- a CDS encoding AAA family ATPase, whose translation is MTQVFLVCGPSGAGKTMLSYPLARRAGAALVEVDDLVIAAQTLTTAGQQPELHYWDENPDAEGRLPVQQIVDMQIATARVLAPAVNAVIANHVQTATPVVIEGDYLLPELGADWGDVVRAVVVHEPDLDQLIRNYAAREPEAGIQRKRAECSLAYGDWLAGQAVRHGVPVLRPRPWVSADQRVNAALRVVPQGCS
- a CDS encoding penicillin acylase family protein, which codes for MKRHWGALSVAAALFAGVPAAASPDGQATVIRRTSYGIPHIKAADYRGLGLGAGYAFAEDNACALADIAVTLAGERSRWHGPGATTLSGDNNLVSDLYHQRVNQSRVIERLLAAPNGPSRQARDLMRGYADGYNRHLAGTGGSTDVTCRGAQWVRPLTEIDMWRRVYQVATFEGGESAPGNLVTAQPPGSPVPPATPVARPGDVGSNAIGLGKAATAGRTGMVLGNPHFLWQDDFRFYQQHLTIPGELNVSGAGMAGAPFVLIGHNDRMAWSHTTSDAEVTTLSKLALVPGDPTSYVVDGQAHRMTSEQVTVAARQPDGSVRPVTRTLYRTPEGPLYELPGPGEWTDSTAYVFRDANADNLRLVDQWLAIARSGNVQDVHASLKRHQGLPWVNTVAADSTGAAYYADIQVVPHVTDELRARCAAGPQIGRLVLDGSRSSCGWGSDPDAVVPGRLGPGRLPSLVRHDHVSNMNNSPWLANPAQPLTGYPSIVGDVGTERSPRTRLGLDMIADRLDGSDGLGAPGFTLPALQASMLGNRNLTAEQGRVAIVAVCQANPTLTASDGSPVDVRAACAALAAWDGTGETGERSRGAYFWRVYGNNGMRGPDMWLVPFDVADPARTPRDINAGSPRLKQAFADTVKAFAAAGVPVDLPLDTVQQYAGIPIHGCNGAEGCFNVINGPYGRVPVSQAPDIRHGSSFVMAAELTRSGPRMRSILIHGQSVNKASPHHTDQARLYARKQWVTGLFTETEIARDPRLAVRVLR
- a CDS encoding FtsX-like permease family protein; this encodes MNAIWSPVWTAARAAIRRRKLQTVVIGVVVWAATATTVMALGLLDASAAPFDRAFAQQRGAHLVAAFDQAKVTETRLTEAARQAESSAGPFGQASIDTSGIDTFLGAMTTVGRADPGGPVDRLNVWHGRWATAPGEIVLNRAPGAQPGRVQIGSRITVPRGPALTVVGFAYSVSGSADAWVTPGQVRELRPAAYQMVYRFAHAETAADVSAGQAAVAGMDGLLGSLSYLTARDKATSELGVFIPFLMVFGILGVVVAVLIVANVVSGAVVAGFRHIGVLKALGFTSNQVMAVYLTMVSIPAVAGCVLGTVTGNVFTKPVVADAIEGFGIEDISFAPWVNVSAVLGTPVLVALAALLPALRARRLSAAQAISAGSTQRAGRALRVQRWLSGLRLPRSVSLGLGMPFARPARSILTLAAVVLGVTIVTLAVGVTMSVIAYNEAVRPNHDDRVELLAGRPPGMPATVEPGGPPPPAALLSDAEDEAMLRSLPGTANVLAVSRLDAQVSGGTQRAEIGFHRGDTAALGPRVLTGHFPDGPGQVAVPSRLLNQRGFELGDTFTAELRGNRTRLKIVGIVLTNNADQIFASWDTLQQLAPGTRAQSYQVGLKPGTDRQAFTSAVSAEDPGLRALPPRDGTSSTAVIITSTATILTVLLAVVAALGVFNTVLLNARERRRDLGMLKSIGMTPRQVTVMLVTSMGGLGVVGGLVGLPLGVAVHQVVAPAMARAGQADAVDVIMDVYRVPVLASLALVGILIAVLGALVPARGAARISIAAVLHNE